In the Hordeum vulgare subsp. vulgare chromosome 7H, MorexV3_pseudomolecules_assembly, whole genome shotgun sequence genome, one interval contains:
- the LOC123411510 gene encoding nuclear intron maturase 1, mitochondrial, protein MPPPPPPRAALRRLLPATGIQPIRRRPAPPPPADQSPLPDPYALLVHDPIDLLSSLWRRAFAHPPSTPFPNLSGYASRLDLWLLSYQRACAHATGSFPPRQAVPLPTLHSLLRLRAAALRRHPAFPWGASTHLLLRSPADTPSTVPVSRRKLTARLANAPPPFQDHVVQELLLLLLEPVFEPRFSPKSHAFRPGRGPHTAIRSVRSGFAAYLWFITADLTTVVDALSSDTILSCVEKAVSDRKVLSLLKSALNAPVRPGSVPPREKDLDGLSKKRLKRKVLRKSRKKKVLNEDEPKPDPYWLRLFFGFAPEQACHVPEYGHCGMISPLLANVCLNELDWWMEERINEYFRPSRHDSIWKEAGDEGCHNPSWPEFVPSSGREKTRKMDFLRFGSHVLIGVRGPREDAVEIRRQLMEFCERTFGLRPENSSVEIEHITRGIEFLDHVIARRVIYPTLRYTASGGNIVSEKGIGTLLSVTASLQRCIRHFRKLELVKGDRDPEPLPCSPMLYSGQAHTNSQMNKFLETMADWYKYADNRKKIVGFCAYVIRSSLAKLYAARYRLKSRAKVYKIASRDLSRPLRESTNNDAPEYSDLLRMGVVDIIEGVQFARMSSIPSCDYTTFPRNWVPHHELVLHEYIKLQDPKFFCELHKTIKRREISSPQDDVSKMVWHYKVHGVYDNNRVSKKLNEWRGNDEAVNGETQLLLDK, encoded by the coding sequence atgccgccgccgccgccgccgcgcgcaGCGCTTCGCCGTCTTCTCCCGGCCACCGGCATCCAACCTATCCGGCGCCGTCCCGCGCCGCCTCCACCAGCCGACCAGAGCCCCCTACCGGACCCCTACGCTCTCCTCGTCCACGACCCTATCGACCTCCTCTCCTCCCTGTGGCGCCGCGCCTTCGCTCACCCACCTTCCACCCCTTTCCCCAACCTCTCCGGCTACGCCTCCCGCCTCGACCTTTGGCTCCTCTCCTACCAGCGCGCCTGTGCCCACGCCACCGGCTCCTTCCCGCCGCGCCAGGCCGTCCCGCTCCCCACCCTCCACTCCCTCCTCCGCCTCCGCGCCGCCGCCCTCCGCCGCCACCCCGCCTTCCCCTGGGGCGCCTccacccacctcctcctccgctcccCCGCCGACACCCCCTCCACCGTCCCTGTCTCCCGCCGCAAGCTCACTGCCCGCCTGGCCAATGCCCCGCCCCCCTTCCAGGACCACGTCGtccaggagctcctcctcctgctcctcgaaCCCGTCTTCGAGCCCCGATTCTCCCCCAAGTCCCACGCCTTCCGCCCTGGACGCGGGCCCCACACCGCCATCCGCTCCGTTCGCTCCGGCTTTGCCGCCTACCTCTGGTTCATCACCGCAGACCTCACAACCGTGGTCGACGCCTTATCGTCAGACACCATTCTGTCCTGTGTGGAAAAGGCCGTCTCTGATCGCAAGGTGCTGTCTTTGCTCAAGTCGGCGCTCAACGCCCCTGTCCGGCCCGGGTCTGTGCCGCCAAGGGAGAAGGATCTGGATGGGCTAAGCAAGAAGAGGCTGAAAAGGAAGGTGCTCAGGAAgagcaggaagaagaaggtgcTTAATGAAGATGAACCCAAGCCAGACCCATATTGGTTGAGACTGTTCTTTGGATTCGCCCCAGAACAGGCGTGTCATGTGCCAGAATATGGGCATTGTGGGATGATTAGTCCATTGCTCGCCAATGTGTGCCTTAACGAGTTGGATTGGTGGATGGAGGAGAGGATTAACGAGTACTTCCGCCCGTCAAGGCATGATTCGATATGGAAGGAGGCGGGCGATGAGGGATGTCATAATCCGTCTTGGCCTGAGTTTGTTCCGTCAAGTGGGAGGGAGAAGACCAGGAAGATGGATTTCCTTAGATTTGGCTCTCATGTCTTGATTGGGGTTCGGGGGCCGAGGGAGGATGCGGTTGAGATAAGGAGGCAACTGATGGAGTTTTGTGAGAGAACATTTGGTTTGAGGCCAGAGAATTCGTCGGTGGAGATTGAGCACATCACAAGGGGGATTGAATTCTTGGATCATGTCATTGCCCGCCGGGTCATCTACCCGACCTTGCGATATACCGCCAGTGGAGGAAACATTGTGAGTGAGAAGGGTATTGGAACATTGTTATCTGTCACAGCAAGCTTGCAGAGGTGCATTAGGCATTTCAGGAAGCTTGAGCTTGTAAAGGGGGACAGGGATCCTGAGCCACTACCATGTTCACCAATGTTGTACTCTGGGCAGGCGCACACTAATTCTCAGATGAACAAATTTCTTGAGACCATGGCTGATTGGTATAAGTATGCGGACAACCGGAAGAAGATTGTAGGGTTCTGTGCATATGTTATACGGAGCTCTTTGGCAAAGCTTTATGCGGCAAGGTATAGGCTAAAATCTCGTGCTAAGGTTTACAAGATTGCATCGCGTGATCTCAGCCGCCCGTTGAGGGAGAGCACAAACAATGATGCACCAGAATACTCTGATCTCTTGAGGATGGGAGTTGTTGATATTATTGAGGGTGTACAATTTGCGCGCATGTCATCAATTCCATCATGTGATTATACAACTTTCCCTAGAAACTGGGTACCGCACCATGAACTTGTATTGCACGAGTATATCAAACTGCAAGATCCAAAGTTCTTCTGCGAACTTCACAAGACAATCAAACGACGGGAGATAAGTTCACCACAGGATGATGTATCGAAGATGGTGTGGCATTATAAGGTTCATGGTGTTTATGATAATAACAGGGTCTCAAAGAAATTAAATGAATGGAGGGGTAATGATGAAGCTGTCAATGGGGAAACACAACTTCTGTTGGATAAGTAG